One Owenweeksia hongkongensis DSM 17368 genomic region harbors:
- a CDS encoding YqaA family protein encodes MMEELIFSHLPNWLIVGTLFISECFTGILPPDMFILWAKTFKHPYLVVFILALSSYIGGIVSWTIGTRLHHLKRVKRWVDGKFAEQFKIFRKYGGLVIFISALTPLPFSPISVVAGMVDYPFGKYLLVALSRFLRFFLYAYVFYQVL; translated from the coding sequence ATGATGGAGGAGCTTATCTTTTCACATCTTCCCAATTGGCTTATTGTAGGTACACTTTTTATCAGCGAATGTTTTACAGGCATACTCCCTCCAGATATGTTTATACTCTGGGCCAAAACCTTTAAGCATCCCTATTTGGTGGTTTTTATTTTGGCATTGAGTTCTTACATCGGTGGAATTGTGTCATGGACTATTGGCACTCGTCTCCATCACCTGAAAAGGGTAAAAAGATGGGTAGATGGAAAGTTTGCAGAGCAGTTTAAAATCTTTAGAAAATACGGAGGTCTTGTTATTTTCATTTCAGCTCTCACTCCCCTGCCTTTTTCACCAATCAGTGTAGTGGCTGGTATGGTTGATTACCCTTTCGGGAAATACCTTCTCGTAGCTTTGAGTCGCTTTTTAAGGTTCTTCCTTTATGCCTATGTTTTTTATCAGGTGCTTTAG